Proteins from one Rosa chinensis cultivar Old Blush chromosome 7, RchiOBHm-V2, whole genome shotgun sequence genomic window:
- the LOC112175984 gene encoding putative disease resistance protein RGA1: MAEALISVLLEQLASIVFEHTKRAVTLVLNAKEDVHSFRSNLEAIQDVLEDAEKKQVTEARVRGWLQKLKDVSYEMDDVLDEWNTEILKQQVEQGKKKVCFPTPANCFCFGQVNKAIHHHNIATRIKKLNEKLTVIAAEKEKYDFHLSTIRGTDEQLTQRQKTSSLVDISTIFGREEEKEYLLSNLLRESDQDGRRFPVIPIVGMGGMGKTTLTQLVFNNEKVTAHFDKKVWVCVSDPFDEIKIAKAIFESLLDKNENQSSSNELETLLLCIRTRVEKKKFLLVLDDVWTEDKTKWENLKLQVIMQSCAQDSTILVTTRKEGVAKMMRATSSMIHLDKLSDRDCLALFNSFAFLDREEDEANGFGAIGEEIVKKCKGLPLAAKTLGSLVWYKKTREEWRDVLNSKIWELEEVEEQVFRPLLLSYYDLAPAVKRCLLYCAIFPKDYELEKDNLIELWMSQDYLNSKGKKEKRRICQNYFESLAMRSFFQDFKKDVLGNIRWCKMHDIVHDFVQFLTKKECTIIEAVKGANQRVELPGDYKVRHLTLINVREDQLPTSFDNCKNMRTLTLLDSSITTISPGSIMQMKCLRTLNFSGNWGSRSMLNEVPKEIGKLIHLRYMNLSHSGKLKELPDAVCDLYNLQTLDVSWCGRLEKLPKAMGKLINLKHLYVTGCYGLRYLPKGIGSLKSLQVLDRFYVCEGDDDEALKLGDLGIMDQLQGSLSIAFLGNKDDASEIEKAQLGNKEHLSELRVIFQKGDEEQRKGDSEIVKALQPHQNLEFLAIGTLAHWHHRVSLLDQVSIQFEKCYSRWVEIL; encoded by the coding sequence ATGGCTGAGGCACTTATCTCTGTGCTTCTAGAGCAACTGGCTTCAATAGTGTTTGAACACACAAAACGAGCGGTGACACTCGTTTTGAATGCTAAGGAAGATGTTCATAGTTTCCGCAGCAATCTCGAAGCCATTCAAGATGTGCTGGAGGATGCAGAGAAGAAACAAGTGACGGAGGCCAGGGTGAGAGGCTGGTTGCAGAAGCTCAAAGATGTATCGTACGAGATGGACGACGTCCTAGACGAGTGGAACACTGAAATTTTGAAACAACAAGTGGAGCAAGGCAAGAAGAAGGTATGTTTCCCCACTCCCGccaattgcttttgttttggccAAGTCAATAAGGCAATTCATCATCATAACATTGCTACGAGGATAAAGAAACTGAATGAGAAACTAACTGTGATTGCtgctgaaaaagaaaagtatGATTTTCATCTATCCACTATACGTGGCACTGATGAACAGCTTACTCAACGGCAGAAAACGTCATCTTTGGTCGATATATCTACGATATTTGgccgagaagaagaaaaagagtatTTGTTGAGCAACTTGTTGAGAGAGAGTGACCAGGATGGGAGGAGGTTCCCTGTCATCCCTATTGTAGGGATGGGAGGGATGGGGAAAACAACTCTCACCCAACTAGTATTTAACAATGAAAAGGTTACAGCCCATTTTGATAAGAAAGTATGGGTTTGTGTCTCGGACCCCTTTGACGAGATTAAAATTGCCAAAGCGATTTTTGAAAGCCTGCTAGATAAAAATGAAAATCAGAGTAGTTCAAATGAGCTGGAAACTCTATTGTTATGTATAAGGACACGTGTTGAGAAAAAGAAGTTCCTCCTAGTCCTAGATGATGTGTGGACCGAAGACAAAACAAAGTGGGAAAATTTGAAACTACAAGTGATAATGCAAAGCTGTGCTCAGGACAGTACAATATTGGTGACCACACGAAAAGAAGGGGTTGCTAAAATGATGAGAGCAACCAGCAGCATGATCCATTTGGACAAGTTGAGCGATAGGGATTGTCTCGCATTGTTCAATAGCTTTGCATTTTTGGATAGGGAAGAAGATGAGGCTAATGGGTTTGGAGCTATTGGTGAGGAAATTGTGAAAAAGTGTAAAGGTTTGCCTCTTGCTGCAAAGACTTTAGGCAGTCTAGTGTGGTATAAGAAAACAAGAGAGGAATGGCGGGATGTTCTGAATAGTAAGATTTGGGAATTAGAAGAAGTTGAGGAACAAGTTTTCCGACCACTGTTACTAAGTTATTATGATTTAGCCCCTGCAGTTAAAAGATGTCTTTTGTATTGTGCAATATTTCCCAAAGATTATGAGTTAGAAAAAGATAATTTGATTGAGCTTTGGATGTCACAAGATTATCTTAATTCaaaggggaaaaaagaaaagagaagaatatgTCAAAATTATTTTGAGAGTCTAGCAATGCGGTCTTTCTTTCAAGATTTTAAAAAAGATGTGTTGGGAAATATTAGATGGTGCAAAATGCATGATATAGTGCATGACTTTGTGCAGTTTCTTACTAAAAAAGAATGCACTATTATAGAAGCAGTCAAGGGTGCTAATCAAAGAGTGGAGCTACCGGGTGATTATAAGGTTCGTCATTTGACCTTGATCAATGTACGTGAAGATCAACTTCCTACTTCATTTGACAACTGCAAAAATATGCGAACCCTCACACTCCTTGATTCAAGCATTACAACCATAAGCCCCGGTTCAATTATGCAAATGAAATGCCTTAGGACATTGAATTTCAGTGGTAACTGGGGATCCCGTAGCATGCTCAATGAAGTTCCAAAAGAGATTGGTAAATTGATTCATTTGAGATATATGAATTTGTCTCATAGTGGTAAATTGAAAGAATTACCGGATGCTGTGTGTGATTTATACAATCTACAAACTCTGGACGTTTCGTGGTGTGGTCGACTTGAGAAACTACCCAAGGCAATGGGAAAGTTGATTAACTTGAAGCATCTATATGTTACGGGTTGTTATGGGCTGAGGTACTTACCGAAAGGGATTGGGAGTTTGAAAAGTCTGCAAGTACTAGACAGGTTTTATGTATgtgagggtgatgatgatgaagcaTTGAAATTAGGAGATCTCGGAATCATGGACCAGCTTCAGGGGAGCCTTTCTATAGCATTTTTGGGGAATAAGGATGATGCGAGTGAGATTGAGAAAGCACAGTTGGGGAATAAGGAGCACCTCTCCGAATTGCGAGTAATTTTCCAGAAAGGAGATGAAGAGCAGAGAAAAGGTGATTCAGAAATAGTGAAAGCATTGCAACCACATCAAAATTTGGAATTTTTAGCCATTGGCACATTGGCACATTGGCACCACCGAGTCTCTCTATTGGATCAAGTCTCTATACAATTTGAGAAGTGTTACTCTCGGTGGGTGGAGATTTTGTGA